Genomic DNA from Haloplanus aerogenes:
GACTCACCGGACGCTCGACGGCGGGATGACTACCGAGGAGTCCGAACGGCGACAGATCGGCTCTCGCGAGGTGACTTACTTCAACGGCGGCAACGTCGCCTTCCGACGCCCCGTCCTCGACGCCCTCGACGGCTTCGACGAGTATCTGGAGGCCGGCGGTGACCGCGACGCCGCCCACCGCCTCGCTGGCCTCGACTACGAGGTGGCGTGGCGCCCCGAGATGTGCGTCCGGCAGGAGTATTCGGCCGACGGCGGGACGATCGCCGACCGCGGCGTCGAGTTTCGGGCACTCACCTACCGCCTCGTGAAAAACTACGGCATCCGGCCGGCCGCGGCGACGGGGACGACCCGACGCGCCCTGCGGGACGCCCTCGTCGCCGCCGGCGACGTGCTCCGTGGCGACCTGCAACCGACCGAGTGGCTCGCGACCGGCCGCGCCGTCGTCACCGGCGTCGCCCGCGGCGCCGCCGACGGCCTCGTCGCGCGCCTCAGGGATCGCTCGCCGGTGCGCAACCCCCACGGTATCTCCGACCGCTCGGACCGCGCCGTCGCGCGGTACGACTGGCGCTAATCGGCCGTCTCCGGTGCTGTCGCGTGCTATCATACGTCCGACAACGCATATATAGAACCGCAAGCGTCTGTCTCTCTGTCTATGAGTACCCGTATGCAGCAACCGCTGTACATTCTGACCGAAGACACGCAGCGGACCCAGGGCCGAAACGCTCAGGATTCGAACATCCGCGCGGGGAAAGCCGTCGCGAACGCCGTACGCACCACGCTCGGGCCGCGTGGGATGGACAAGATGCTCGTCGACGCCTCCGGCACCGTCGTCGTGACCAACGATGGCGCGACCATCCTCGGCGAGATGGACATCGAACACCCCGCCGCGAAGATGATCGTCGAAGTCGCCGAGACACAGGAGGAGTCGGTCGGTGACGGCACGACCACCGCGGCCGTCCTCGCGGGCGAACTCCTCGCCCGCGCCGAGGATCTCCTCGACAGCGACCTCCACCCGACCGTCGTGGTCGAAGGGTACGACGAGGCCGTCGGCATCGCGCTGACCGCCATCGGCGAGATGACACTGGAGGCCGACCTCGACGACGACCTGCTCGCTCGCGTCGCGGAGTCGAGCATGACGGGCAAGGGAACCGGCGACGTGTCCGCGGAGATTCTCGCGGAGCGTGTCGTCGCGGCCGTTCGCCACGTCACCACTGACGGCGACATCGACCACGACAGCATCCACATCACCACGCACACGGGCGCGAGTTCGAGCGCGACCCGCCTCGTCGAGGGCGTCGTCGTCGACAAGGATCCCCTCGTCGACGCCATGCCCCGTTCCGTCGAGGAGGCGACCGTGGCGGTCGTCGACGTCAAACTCGACGTGCGCAAGAGTTCGGTCGACACCGAGTACGCGATCACCAGCGTCGACCAGCTCGACGCGGCGCTCGACGCCGAGGAGACGGAACTCCGCGGCTACGCATCCGCCCTCGCCGACGCCGGCGTCGACGTGGTCTTCTGCACCAAAAAGGTGGACGACCGCGTCGCCAACCACCTCGCCCGTGCCGGCATCCTCGCGTTCGGCAACGTGAAGGGCAGTGACGCGACGGCCATCGCCCGCGCCGTCGGCGCGCGTCGACTCGGCACCGTGGCCGACATCGATCCCGACGACCTCGGCTACGCCGACTCGGTCGACATCGAACGCTTCGGCACCGACGACCTCGTGGTCGTCGAGGGCGGCGCGGCCGCCGCGGCCGTGACGCTCCTCCTCCGGGGCGGCACCGAACACGTCGTGGACGAACTCGAACGCGCGGTGACGGACGCCGTCGACGGCGTCGTCGCCGCGGTAGAATCGGGCGGCGTCGTGCCCGGCGCCGGCGCGACCGAAATCGCCGTCGTCAGCCGCGTCCGCGAGGCGGCCGCGCGGATCGCCGGCCGGAAACAACTCGCCGTCGAGGCGTTCGCCGACGCCGTCGAGGCGCTCCCGCGCACGCTCGCAGAGAACACGGGCATGGACCCCATCGACGCGATGGTCGACCTGCGCACCCACCACGAACGCGAGGGCCGCGCGGGCATCATCTCCGGCGGACGCACCGGGAGCGTCGGCGACCCCGTCGAGTACGGCATCCTCGACCCCGCGGCGGTGAAGCGGGAGGCCGTCGGCTCCGCGGCCGAGGCGGCGACGATGATCCTCCGTATCGACGACGTGATCGCGGCGCGCTAAACGCTCAGGCCACGCCGTCGATTTCTACCGTATTCCCCGGCGAGAGGCCGAACCACTCGTCGCCGCGGCCGCCGTTCACGTCGCACTCGACGTAGCCGTGGCTGCCGACGACGACCAGCGGACTGCCGGGATCGACGGCGCCGAACGTCGCCCCGACGGGGACGCGCTGGCCGTTCACACGGACGACCTCCCGGCCGTCGAGGAAGTCGCCGGGAACGTTCGTGACGACGTTGCCGAAGTCGTCGACGGCGAGGACCCACCCATCGGCCCGGTCGTCCTCGACCGTCGCCTCCGGAAGCCGGCAGTCGACCGGCCCGTCGATTGCGGTCAGGCGGTCGTGGGTTCCGAGGGCGCCGACGCCCGCGTCCGCGACGAACTCGTGTATCGTCGCCGCGAGCGGGGCGAACACGTCCCGGCCGTGGAAGGTGCTGGAGGTGGGTTCGCCGGGGTCGGCGTGGAACCAGTCCACGTCGGCGTCCGCGCCGTCCGCGATCCGACGCACTGCGGGTGCGAGCAGACCGTTGTCCGGGCTGACGAATGTGTGTTCGCCCGCGCGGGCGACGAGGACGCCGCGGTCGGTGCCGACGCCGGGATCGACGACCGCAAGGTGGGTCGCCGGCGGGAAGGTGGGCAGGACTTCGCGGAGCCAGAAGGCCGATTCGCGGATCGCCCCGCGGGGCAGGTCGTGGCTCACGTCGACGAGGCGGGCGTCCGTCCGCCGCAACAGGGCGCCTTTCATCGCGGCCGGATACGGCGTGCCGAAGTCGGACGCGAGCGTGATCATGGGCCGTTGCTGTCGGTTTCGCTCACCCGTTGGATACGCTCGATGCCGCCGATTTCGTCGATGACCTCGACGACCGCGTCGGGGACGAGATGCTGCCACTCGCCGCCCTCGATCATGCGCTCGCGGAGTTCCGTCCCCTCTAGCACATCGCGGTTGAACATGGGTGACTGGCGCACCTCGACGCCTGCCTCCTCGAACAACTGGATGACGAGCGGGTTGTTGGAGTAGGCGAGGTCGAAGGAGGGCGACATGCTCCGGACGTGGCTCACCCAGACGGAGTTGCGGTCCAGATCCTCGATAGGGACCACGTAGGTCGTGAGATCGAATTCGGCGACCGATTTCGTGACCATCATCACGCGCTCGCCCGCCGTGAAGGGATTGCGCGTCGTGTGCGAGTGGCCGGCGCTCCCGATCCCGAGGACGAGTTCGTCGACCTCGTCGACGATCTCGGCGACCATCCGGTGGTGACCGTCGTGATACGGCTGGAACCGGCCGATGTAGAACCCCCGCATGATGACGACGTGTACGCGAGCATTTATAAAATCCGCGAGTCGTCGGCTCGGCGGAATTCGGACGGAAGCGGGGTTCACACCGCCGAAGCTGGCCTTCACCAATGATGTCCGGGGGGAGAAAGTATATCAGGCGCGCACCCTTCAGTTCGACCAACGATACCGTTCTATGAACGACGACACGAACACGGACGAGCGCCCGGCCGGCGGCGCGGAGCGGGTCGACGACGACCCGCCCCGTGAGGACTCCGGCGGGGCCGACGAATGGGAAGACGACGTCCCTGTCCCGTCCGACCCGGACCCCGGCGACGACCCGGGTGACGGTGCGGACGACGGGTCCATCGACGACCTCGGCAGCGACGTTCAGATCGACGCCGAAATCGACGAGGACGCGGAGGACGACCTCCTCGGCGGGCTTCAGATCGACTCGACCGCCGAGATCAAAGTTCCCGACCGACTCGTCGACCAGGTGATCGGACAGGAACACGCCCGCGACGTCGTCATGAAGGCGGCCAAACAGCGCCGTCACGTCATGATGATCGGCTCGCCCGGGACGGGCAAGTCGATGCTCGCGAAGGCGATGAGCGAACTCCTCCCGAAGGAGGAACTGCAGGACGTCCTCGTCTACCACAACCCCGACGACGGCAACGAACCGAAGGTTCGGACGGTGCCCTCGGGGAAGGGCGATCAGATCGTCGAGGCCCACAAGGAGGAAGCCCGCAAGCGCAACCAGATGCGCTCGTTCCTCATGTGGATCATCATCGCCATCGTGCTGGGCTACTCCCTCATCATCGCCGGGAACATCCTGCTCGGCATCCTCGCGGCGGGTATCATCTACCTCGCGTTCCGCTACGGCTCCCGTGGCTCCGACGCGATGATCCCGAACCTGATCGTGAACAACGCGGATCAGCAGACGGCGCCGTTCGAGGACGCGACGGGTGCCCACGCCGGCGCCCTGCTGGGCGACGTGCGCCACGACCCGTTCCAGTCCGGTGGCATGGAGACGCCGTCCCACGACCGCGTGGAGCCGGGGGCCATCCACAAGGCAAACAAGGGCGTGCTGTTCGTCGACGAGATCAACACGCTCGACGTGCGTTCCCAGCAGCACCTGATGACGGCGATTCAGGAGGGCGAGTTCGGCATCACGGGCCAGTCCGAGCGCTCCTCGGGCGCGATGGTCCAGACCGAACCCGTCCCCTGTGACTTCATCATGATCGCCGCGGGGAACCTCGACGCGATGGAGAACATGCACCCGGCACTCCGCTCGCGGATCAAGGGCTACGGCTACGAGGTGTACATGGACGACACCATCGAAGACACGCCCGAGATGCGCCGGAAGTACGCCCGGTTCATCGCGCAGGAAGTGGAGAAGGACGGCCGCCTGCCCCACTTCACCGACGACGCCATCGAGGAAGTCATCCTCGAAGCGCGCCGTCGCGCGGGCCGGAAGGGTCACCTGACGCTCGAACTCCGTAACCTCGGCGGCCTCGTCCGCGTCGCGGGCGACATCGCTCGCGCCGACGACGCCGACTACACGACCCGCGACCACGTCCTGCAGGCGAAGGGTCGCTCCCGCAGCATCGAACAGCAGCTCGCGGACGACTTCATCCAGCGCCGCAAGGACTACGAACTGCAGGTCAGCGACGGCTTCGTCGTCGGCCGCGTCAACGGCCTGGCCGTCATGGGCGAGGACTCCGGTATCGTCCTCCCCGTCATGGCCGAGGTGACGCCCTCGCAGGGCCCCGGAGAGGTCATCGCCACGGGACAGCTGAAGGAGATGGCGCAGGAGGCAGTTTCGAACGTCTCCGCCATCATCAAGAAGTTCTCCGACGAGGACATCACCCAGAAGGACATCCACATCCAGTTCGTCCAGGCGGGTGAGGGCGGCGTCGACGGCGACTCCGCCTCCATCACTGTCGCGACGGCGGTCATCAGCGCCCTCGAAGGCGTCGGCGTCGACCAGTCGCTCGCCATGACCGGATCGCTCTCGGTCCGCGGCGACGTGCTCCCGGTCGGCGGCGTCACGCACAAAATCGAGGCCGCCGCCAAGACCGGCTGTACTCGGGTTATCATCCCCGAGGCCAACATGCAGGACGTGATGATCGAGGACGAGTACGAGGAGATGATCGAAATCATCCCCGTCAGCCACATCAGCGAAGTCCTCGACGTGGCGCTCGAAGGCGAGCCCGAGAAGGACTCGCTGGTCGACCGCCTCAAGCAGATCACGGGCTCCGCGCTCGATCAGCAGAGCGTCAGCAAGGGCCCGAGCAGTCCCAGCCCGCAGTAAGGTGCCCGAGTGGACGGCGTTCGCCGGCTTCGTCGGCGTCGTCCTCGCCGGACTCCTCTTTCTCGCACGCGCGTCGACGCAGGCCGTGACGGCACCGTCCGCATCGTCGGCCGAGACGCAGACCTCGGAGTTTCCACCGACCCTCACCGAGCGCGTCGTCGACGCGCCGGACCGTGACGCCCGACCGGTCGACTCCGGCGACGGGGCGCTCCATCTTTCGACGACCGCCCTGCTGGTGAACGTCGTCGTCTCGCAGGGCCTCTTTGCCACCCTCCTCGTCGTCGGTATGTGGGTGGCCGCTGTCCCCGTCTCGTCGCTCGGGCTCACCGTCGACGCCCTGTCGCTCGGCGCCGGCGTCGGCCTCGGCGTCGTGCTCCACGCGATCAACACGCTCGGCTCCCGTCTCAGCGAGCGGTTCGACCTCGGGGACGCGACGGCGCTCCGGGAGGCGATGGCGCCCGACTCGGCCGGAGGCTGGGCGGCACTGCTTCTCGTGGTGCTTCCGCTCGTCGCCGGCTTCGAGGAACTCCTCTTTCGTGGCGTGCTGATCGGCACGTTCGCCACGGGATTCGGCGTCTCGCCGTGGCTGCTTGCCGCCGTCTCCTCCGTCGCCTTCGCTCTCGGTCACGGCGCGCAGGGGCGAGCCGGCATCGTCGTCACCGGGCTACTCGGGTTCGTCCTCGCGGCGGCGTTCGTTCTCACGGGGAGTCTGATCACCGTCGTCGTCGCCCACTACCTCGTGAACGCGCTGGAGTTCGTGGTGAACGAGCGGTAGTTCATAGAGATTATCGGAAGTCATCACAGATTCTCGCCGGGACGATCCGGCGAGAATCTATGACAGTTACGATAACCCCTATCAGGATTCGAGGTCGCGCAGGCGTTCGGTCACCGCGGACGGCGTCGCGCCCGGCCCCGCGACCCGGTGGTCGGGGATGAAGAGGGGGGCGGGGTTGGCCCGCAGCGCCTCCCGGACGGTGTCGAGGTCCGCCTCGTCCTCGTCGTCGAGGCCGGCGAGTCGCGCCACCCGTGCCACGTCCACCGTCTCGCCGTAGGGGACGTTTCGAACGGCCTCCAGCACGGTTCGCTGGTCGGTCGGCACCGTGAGGCCGACGGTCACGTCGTCGAAGTGATCCTCGGCGCCGTCGAGGTAGTCGAAGACCCGGTCCAAGAGGGAATGCTCGGACTCGGCGTCGGCCGGCGGCTCCTCGGGAAAGGAGACGCTGATGACGCGGTCGGCCACGACGCCGATCTGTACGGCCCGGCCGAGCGTCGGCGACTCGCGTGCGTAGATGCCTTCCATACGTAAGCGGTGGCGCGGTCCACCCAAAAGTGGGACGCAAGGCTTATGTGCAAATCAGTCCGTTAGTGTACAATGATGGACGCTAATGGTGAAGAACTGGCGCCCGCGGTGCGCTCGATACTGGCGGCCGCCCGGGACCGGGCCGGTGGCGAGGAACGCCTGTCGGTCGACGCCCGGTCGTTCCCGGCCGCCGTCGCGGACGCGGAGGCGGAGGGGCGGGTGCCGGTGATCGCGGAGGTGAAGCCGACCAGCCCCACGACCGATGGGCGGCGCGACGACGAACCGGTCGACCTCGCACGAGCGATGGTCGACGGCGGCGCGACGGCGATTTCGGTGTTGACCGAACCCGACCACTTTGGGGGGACGCCCGAGTCGCTGGCGCGGATCCGGGAGGCCGTCGACGTGCCCGTTCTGCGCAAGGACTTTATCGTACAGGAGTCCCAACTCGACCTCGTGGCGTCGGACCTGATCCTGTTGATCGCGCGGTTCGTGGACGACCTCGACGCTCTCGTCACCGCGGCCGAGGAGCGCGGCTTCCAGCCGCTCGTCGAGGTGCACACCCGCGAGGAACTCGACCGGGCGCTCGAGGCGGGGGCGGACCTGATCGGCGTCAACAACCGCGATCTGGCGCAACTCGAAGTCGACCTCGACACCTTCGAGACCATCGCGCCCCACGTCCCCGACGACGTGACGCTGATCGCGGAGAGCGGGATCGGGTCGGCCGCGGACGTGCGGCGGATGCGCGAGGCGGGCGCCGACGCCCTCCTCATCGGCAGTGCGATCATGGACGGTGACGTAACCGAGAACGTGCGGCGATTTACGACAGCATGAGCTCCGAAACAGGCAAATTCGGCGAGTACGGTGGACAGTAC
This window encodes:
- a CDS encoding MGMT family protein; translation: MEGIYARESPTLGRAVQIGVVADRVISVSFPEEPPADAESEHSLLDRVFDYLDGAEDHFDDVTVGLTVPTDQRTVLEAVRNVPYGETVDVARVARLAGLDDEDEADLDTVREALRANPAPLFIPDHRVAGPGATPSAVTERLRDLES
- a CDS encoding glycosyltransferase family 2 protein; translation: MDLSVVIPTLNGRDRLAACLDGVAAHAPDAEVVVVNGPSTDGTTGMIRERDDVDVLVEVSTRTGNVARNAGLEVATGDVIAFLQYDLVVEPTWLAGLSDGLDDAPVVTGPTHRTLDGGMTTEESERRQIGSREVTYFNGGNVAFRRPVLDALDGFDEYLEAGGDRDAAHRLAGLDYEVAWRPEMCVRQEYSADGGTIADRGVEFRALTYRLVKNYGIRPAAATGTTRRALRDALVAAGDVLRGDLQPTEWLATGRAVVTGVARGAADGLVARLRDRSPVRNPHGISDRSDRAVARYDWR
- a CDS encoding CPBP family intramembrane glutamic endopeptidase; its protein translation is MPEWTAFAGFVGVVLAGLLFLARASTQAVTAPSASSAETQTSEFPPTLTERVVDAPDRDARPVDSGDGALHLSTTALLVNVVVSQGLFATLLVVGMWVAAVPVSSLGLTVDALSLGAGVGLGVVLHAINTLGSRLSERFDLGDATALREAMAPDSAGGWAALLLVVLPLVAGFEELLFRGVLIGTFATGFGVSPWLLAAVSSVAFALGHGAQGRAGIVVTGLLGFVLAAAFVLTGSLITVVVAHYLVNALEFVVNER
- the lonB gene encoding ATP-dependent protease LonB, which encodes MNDDTNTDERPAGGAERVDDDPPREDSGGADEWEDDVPVPSDPDPGDDPGDGADDGSIDDLGSDVQIDAEIDEDAEDDLLGGLQIDSTAEIKVPDRLVDQVIGQEHARDVVMKAAKQRRHVMMIGSPGTGKSMLAKAMSELLPKEELQDVLVYHNPDDGNEPKVRTVPSGKGDQIVEAHKEEARKRNQMRSFLMWIIIAIVLGYSLIIAGNILLGILAAGIIYLAFRYGSRGSDAMIPNLIVNNADQQTAPFEDATGAHAGALLGDVRHDPFQSGGMETPSHDRVEPGAIHKANKGVLFVDEINTLDVRSQQHLMTAIQEGEFGITGQSERSSGAMVQTEPVPCDFIMIAAGNLDAMENMHPALRSRIKGYGYEVYMDDTIEDTPEMRRKYARFIAQEVEKDGRLPHFTDDAIEEVILEARRRAGRKGHLTLELRNLGGLVRVAGDIARADDADYTTRDHVLQAKGRSRSIEQQLADDFIQRRKDYELQVSDGFVVGRVNGLAVMGEDSGIVLPVMAEVTPSQGPGEVIATGQLKEMAQEAVSNVSAIIKKFSDEDITQKDIHIQFVQAGEGGVDGDSASITVATAVISALEGVGVDQSLAMTGSLSVRGDVLPVGGVTHKIEAAAKTGCTRVIIPEANMQDVMIEDEYEEMIEIIPVSHISEVLDVALEGEPEKDSLVDRLKQITGSALDQQSVSKGPSSPSPQ
- a CDS encoding SAM hydrolase/SAM-dependent halogenase family protein: MITLASDFGTPYPAAMKGALLRRTDARLVDVSHDLPRGAIRESAFWLREVLPTFPPATHLAVVDPGVGTDRGVLVARAGEHTFVSPDNGLLAPAVRRIADGADADVDWFHADPGEPTSSTFHGRDVFAPLAATIHEFVADAGVGALGTHDRLTAIDGPVDCRLPEATVEDDRADGWVLAVDDFGNVVTNVPGDFLDGREVVRVNGQRVPVGATFGAVDPGSPLVVVGSHGYVECDVNGGRGDEWFGLSPGNTVEIDGVA
- the thsA gene encoding thermosome subunit alpha, which translates into the protein MQQPLYILTEDTQRTQGRNAQDSNIRAGKAVANAVRTTLGPRGMDKMLVDASGTVVVTNDGATILGEMDIEHPAAKMIVEVAETQEESVGDGTTTAAVLAGELLARAEDLLDSDLHPTVVVEGYDEAVGIALTAIGEMTLEADLDDDLLARVAESSMTGKGTGDVSAEILAERVVAAVRHVTTDGDIDHDSIHITTHTGASSSATRLVEGVVVDKDPLVDAMPRSVEEATVAVVDVKLDVRKSSVDTEYAITSVDQLDAALDAEETELRGYASALADAGVDVVFCTKKVDDRVANHLARAGILAFGNVKGSDATAIARAVGARRLGTVADIDPDDLGYADSVDIERFGTDDLVVVEGGAAAAAVTLLLRGGTEHVVDELERAVTDAVDGVVAAVESGGVVPGAGATEIAVVSRVREAAARIAGRKQLAVEAFADAVEALPRTLAENTGMDPIDAMVDLRTHHEREGRAGIISGGRTGSVGDPVEYGILDPAAVKREAVGSAAEAATMILRIDDVIAAR
- the trpC gene encoding indole-3-glycerol phosphate synthase, giving the protein MDANGEELAPAVRSILAAARDRAGGEERLSVDARSFPAAVADAEAEGRVPVIAEVKPTSPTTDGRRDDEPVDLARAMVDGGATAISVLTEPDHFGGTPESLARIREAVDVPVLRKDFIVQESQLDLVASDLILLIARFVDDLDALVTAAEERGFQPLVEVHTREELDRALEAGADLIGVNNRDLAQLEVDLDTFETIAPHVPDDVTLIAESGIGSAADVRRMREAGADALLIGSAIMDGDVTENVRRFTTA
- a CDS encoding nicotinamide-nucleotide adenylyltransferase, with amino-acid sequence MRGFYIGRFQPYHDGHHRMVAEIVDEVDELVLGIGSAGHSHTTRNPFTAGERVMMVTKSVAEFDLTTYVVPIEDLDRNSVWVSHVRSMSPSFDLAYSNNPLVIQLFEEAGVEVRQSPMFNRDVLEGTELRERMIEGGEWQHLVPDAVVEVIDEIGGIERIQRVSETDSNGP